The Faecalibacterium sp. I3-3-33 DNA window ACGATGTCTGGTTCCACGAGAGCACCCTGCACGAGTCCGGCGCAGTTCTGGCTGTGGTGGACAAGCTGCTGGAACTGGGTGCCTGCTACAAAGCCGAGGACGGTGCCATCATGTACCGCAGCGCCCAGTATGCTGCCAAGTACGGCACTGTGAACAAGAAAAAGACCGAGGACGGCACCGAGGAAGAGGCCAAGGACGAGGTACTCGTCCGCGCCAACGGCATCCCCACCTACTTTGCCGCCGATATCGCCTACCACTACAACAAGCTGGCTACCCGCGGCTTTGCCAAGGCCATTGACGTGTGGGGCGCAGACCACCACGGTCATGTGGCCCGCATGAAGGGTGCCATGGATGCCATCGGCCTGAATGGCGAGGATCTGGACGTTGTATTGATGCAGATGGTCAACCTGATGCGGGACGGTCAGCCTGTCCGTATGTCCAAGCGCACCGGCAACGCCATCACCCTGACCGACCTGCTGGAGGAAGTGCCCATCGACAGCGCACGCTTCCTGTTCAATATGCACGACGCAGGCAGCGGCATCGACTTTGACCTGGATCAGGCCGTCAAGACCGACAACGACAACCCTGTGTACTATGTGCAGTACGCCCATGCCCGCATCTGCTCCATCCTGAAAAAGATGGAGAGCGAGGGTGTGCAGTTTGCCGGTGCAGAGCACATCGACGCCACCCTGCTCACCGAGCCTTCCGAGATGGATCTGATCCGTATGCTGGCCGCTTTCCCGCAGGAGATCGTGATGGCTGCTGAAAAGTACGACCCCAGCCGCATCAACCGCTTTGTCATTGATCTGGCAAGCGCCTTCCACCGCTTCTACGGCAACTGCCGCATTCAGGGCGCAGACCCCGCCGTGCAGCAGGCGCGCCTTGCCTTGTGCATCGGCGTGAAGAACGCCATCTTCAACGTGCTCACCATGTTCAAGATCAACGTGCCCGAGAAGATGTAACATAAAACCACAGGGGCTGTTGCACAGCATTTGGCGCAACAGCCCCTTTTTACGGTGTATGGTAGGAAAGCAGCTGCCGCTTCCGTCACGACCCCTCCCGTGAAAATGCGTTTGGAGCGCTCCGCAGAGCTTGTCGGGGCAAAGCCCCTCCATCTGCTAGCGCAGACTGCTCTGCCGCTTAAAAGCCCCACTGGGGCTTTCATTGCTGCGCTGCGCTCCGCAAACGCGGTCGCTCCAAACGCGAAATTAAAAATAATTTTTCCTCTGAATATGCGCAAAGCAACGCGGAGCGCATTCCAAATCGTCTACCCCAAAACAAATACAAGGAGAACCCATGGAACCTTTGAAGATCGGCAATATCATCCTGCCCCACCGGGCGGTGTTCGGCCCTATGGCGGGCTTTACGGATGCCCCCTGCCGCCGCCTGATGGCACAGCACGGCGCGGGCTTTACGGTCAGCGAGATGGTGTCCAGCCGGGCGCTGGTGTACGGCGACCATAAGACTGTCAGCCTGCTGAAGGCAGAGCCTAACGGCGCCCCCTATGGGGTGCAGATCTTCGGCGAGGTGCCGGAGATCATGGGCGAAGCCACCGCCGCCATCGAGCAGTACGAATTTGACTTTGTGGATATCAACATGGGCTGCCCTGCCCCCAAGATCGTTTCCGGCGGGGCGGGCAGCAAGCTGATGCTGGATCCCGACCGCTGCGGGCGCATCGTGGAGCAGGTAGTGGCGCACACTAAGCGCCCCGTCACCGTAAAAATGCGAAAGGGCTGGGACGCCGACCACATCACCGCCGTGGAGTGCGCCAAAGCCTGCGAGCAGGCGGGCGCGGCGCTGGTGGCGGTGCACGCCCGCACCCGGGAGCAGATGTATACCCCGGGCATCGACCCGGAGATCATCGCCCGGGTAAAGGATGCGGTAAAAGTGCCGGTGCTGGGCAACGGCGATATCCACTGCGCCGAGGACGCGCTGCGCATGGTGCGCGAGACAAACTGCGACGGCGTGATGATCGCCCGGGGCGCACTGGGCGACCCGTGGCTGTTTGAGCGGGTAAACGCCGCGCTGGAGGGTCTGCCCGCTCCCAAGGAGCCGAACCTGCAGGCGCGGATGAACGCGCTGCGCCGTCAGGTGGAGGAGATGGTAGAGCAGAAGGGCGAATTTGTGGCCATGCCGCAGGCGCGTGCCCAGACCATGCACTACATGAAGGGGCTGAAGGGCGCTGCCGCCCTGCGCCGCTACTGCTGCACCCTGACCCATTTAGAGGACTTGGACGAGCTGATCGCTGCCGTGTTTGAAGAGCAGCGCAAAGCCGGGCTGGACCCCGACGATGTGCGGGAAATACCGTTCCCGTAAGCTGCGGGCTGAGTAACGATTTAAAATGGCTTCCGCTGCGCTCTAGCCATAATTAGCGGAAAGAATATTTTAAATAGAGCAATACCGGAGCGTCTGCGGACGCTCCGGTATTGCATTTTCACGGGAGGGGTCGTGACCGGAAACGGCATTTGCCGCGCCGCTTTCTGCGAAAGCGCGGCGCTGCGGCGGGCAAACTTGCTCCCCCGGGGGGAGCTGTCGCGCAGCGACTGAGGGGCTATAAATGGAGAAGCGAAAAAAGCGTTAAAGCGATAGCGCCGACTGGCGCAGCGCTAGCTTTTTTGTGCTTCGACTTCTTCTTTAGGTTTGTCAAGGGCGTGCAGCCCTTGACCCGTTGCGGGGTGGGTGGAGTCCAGAGGTAGGGAGGGGGGAGTCGGAACACCCCTCCCTGCCTCTGGCCCAGCGGAGCGTCTTTGCACGCTGAAAACAAGCAGAAAGTCCTCCCGCAGAGCGCAATGCACTTTTCCGGTTCTCTTTTGCCACCAAAAGAGAACATTCCCCGGCGGCAAGACGTATGGTTACAACTTCGTCAGCTCGTCTAGATTCTGGGTGTAGCAGGGCAGGCAGTGCTCCAGAAACCAGTCGGCTTCCGGGCAGTGCATGGCTTGCAGCGCAGCGCGCTGCTGCGTGAGTGCGGCGTCAAATTCGTGGTTGCCGCTGCGCTGCTCCTCGGTGCATTTGATCAGAGCGCTCAGCCGGTCGGCGGCTTTGAGCAGCCGGTGCTCCTCTGCCGTCAGGGCGCTGCCGTCCATGCAGGGGGTCAGCTCTGCGGCCAGTTCTGCGGGCAGCAGGGCCGCCATGGAGCGCACGCTCTCGGTCTCCAGCGCCTTGTAGGCGTCCCGCAGCGCCGGGGAGTGGTATTTGACCGGCGTGGGCATATCCCCGGTGATGATCTCCGGGGCGTCGTGGTACAGCGCCGCCACCGCCACCACCTCGGGGCGGCAGGGCGTGCCGGTGTAGTGCTTGGCGATGAGGCACAGCAGGTGCGCCAGCAGCGCGGTGTCACAGGTGTGCTCGCTGAGGGATTCCGCCCGGGTGGAGTGCATCAGGCTCCACCGGGTAATATACTTCATGCGCGCCAGCAAGGCGCTG harbors:
- the argS gene encoding arginine--tRNA ligase, encoding MTDFEKTYQNYNPRQAALDEARALLTAAAKAAMADGTLPEAELPAFIVEIPADVKNGDIASNLAMAGARTWRKAPKMIADALLAHLPSLENSVFSKVEVAGPGFINLFLSQSFWAGVVLGACANKEYGRTDHGKGAKYNVEFVSANPTGPMHMGNARGGALGDCLAAVLDWSGYDVTREFYINDAGNQIQKFGKSLAVRYLQQFCGEEAYPLPKECYQGGDIKVLAGEFAQLNGDKYVAACKGMDEEALFESEAFAALKDALVAYALPKNIAALKRDLGKYRIDYDVWFHESTLHESGAVLAVVDKLLELGACYKAEDGAIMYRSAQYAAKYGTVNKKKTEDGTEEEAKDEVLVRANGIPTYFAADIAYHYNKLATRGFAKAIDVWGADHHGHVARMKGAMDAIGLNGEDLDVVLMQMVNLMRDGQPVRMSKRTGNAITLTDLLEEVPIDSARFLFNMHDAGSGIDFDLDQAVKTDNDNPVYYVQYAHARICSILKKMESEGVQFAGAEHIDATLLTEPSEMDLIRMLAAFPQEIVMAAEKYDPSRINRFVIDLASAFHRFYGNCRIQGADPAVQQARLALCIGVKNAIFNVLTMFKINVPEKM
- the yfbR gene encoding 5'-deoxynucleotidase; translation: MLYPFSALLARMKYITRWSLMHSTRAESLSEHTCDTALLAHLLCLIAKHYTGTPCRPEVVAVAALYHDAPEIITGDMPTPVKYHSPALRDAYKALETESVRSMAALLPAELAAELTPCMDGSALTAEEHRLLKAADRLSALIKCTEEQRSGNHEFDAALTQQRAALQAMHCPEADWFLEHCLPCYTQNLDELTKL
- the dusB gene encoding tRNA dihydrouridine synthase DusB, with the protein product MEPLKIGNIILPHRAVFGPMAGFTDAPCRRLMAQHGAGFTVSEMVSSRALVYGDHKTVSLLKAEPNGAPYGVQIFGEVPEIMGEATAAIEQYEFDFVDINMGCPAPKIVSGGAGSKLMLDPDRCGRIVEQVVAHTKRPVTVKMRKGWDADHITAVECAKACEQAGAALVAVHARTREQMYTPGIDPEIIARVKDAVKVPVLGNGDIHCAEDALRMVRETNCDGVMIARGALGDPWLFERVNAALEGLPAPKEPNLQARMNALRRQVEEMVEQKGEFVAMPQARAQTMHYMKGLKGAAALRRYCCTLTHLEDLDELIAAVFEEQRKAGLDPDDVREIPFP